One region of Paraburkholderia acidiphila genomic DNA includes:
- a CDS encoding dienelactone hydrolase family protein: MKKGTLRRAVRILSAAIAASAMLACTSAANVNSSVTTSLAEGRSGHITFDSITPANTRDFLLHDATASKVAITGDLSMPGNATRAVPAVIILHGSSGVNPGERVWAQRMNALGYASFVVDSFSGRGIRNTEQDQSQLSMSADIADAYAALRLLATDPRIDKEKIAVMGFSRGGVAALYSSLEPFRQAAMGGNLRFAAHIAFYPSCGIAYNSAHLDGAPVMLLLGGKDNYTPASACIAYAQTLRANGAQVTVQTFPDAWHGFDRPTRLHALPLATSARECHGAYDLDSRTFTMVRDGQALSGASAVAESKRCLTRGVMLGGDPQAQQQSPAVVAAFLKAAFEGTPGLSLH, from the coding sequence ATGAAGAAAGGCACCCTTCGTCGCGCTGTTCGAATCCTTTCGGCTGCGATTGCGGCAAGCGCAATGCTGGCGTGCACCTCGGCCGCCAACGTGAATTCCTCTGTCACGACGTCTCTTGCTGAAGGCCGTAGCGGACACATTACATTTGATTCGATAACGCCCGCGAATACGCGTGACTTTCTCCTGCATGACGCCACCGCCAGCAAGGTCGCGATTACGGGGGACCTGAGCATGCCGGGCAACGCGACACGCGCCGTACCCGCTGTGATCATTCTTCATGGAAGCAGCGGCGTAAATCCCGGTGAGCGGGTCTGGGCGCAACGCATGAACGCACTGGGTTACGCCAGCTTCGTCGTGGACAGCTTTAGCGGCCGCGGGATCAGGAATACTGAACAAGACCAGTCGCAGCTTTCCATGAGCGCCGACATTGCGGATGCGTATGCCGCCTTGCGCCTGTTAGCCACGGATCCCCGCATCGACAAGGAGAAGATCGCCGTCATGGGATTTTCGCGCGGAGGCGTTGCAGCACTCTATTCGTCGCTGGAGCCTTTCCGCCAGGCCGCGATGGGCGGCAATCTGCGCTTCGCCGCCCATATCGCTTTCTATCCGTCGTGCGGCATCGCGTACAACTCGGCGCATCTGGACGGCGCCCCCGTCATGCTGCTGCTAGGTGGCAAGGACAACTACACGCCGGCGTCCGCGTGTATTGCCTATGCGCAGACGTTGCGAGCGAACGGCGCCCAGGTAACGGTTCAAACATTTCCGGACGCCTGGCATGGCTTCGACAGACCCACTCGGCTGCATGCGCTGCCGCTTGCAACCAGCGCACGCGAATGCCACGGCGCCTACGATCTCGACAGCAGAACGTTCACCATGGTCCGGGACGGCCAGGCCCTCTCGGGCGCCTCGGCGGTGGCCGAATCGAAACGCTGCCTGACGCGAGGCGTTATGTTGGGCGGCGACCCGCAAGCCCAGCAGCAATCGCCAGCCGTAGTCGCGGCGTTTCTCAAGGCGGCATTCGAAGGCACGCCAGGCCTTTCCCTACATTAA
- a CDS encoding VOC family protein, with amino-acid sequence MKRFHIALAVANLEASIADYSQRLGQPPSAVVPRQYAMWRTDLLNFSINEKPAQAGMLRHVGFEDDAVTGYSSSVDVNGLEWELFSAAEQDARIVSAYGVPVKP; translated from the coding sequence ATGAAGCGCTTTCATATTGCACTGGCCGTTGCGAACCTCGAAGCCTCGATCGCGGACTATAGCCAGCGGCTCGGACAGCCCCCGTCAGCCGTCGTGCCGCGCCAGTACGCGATGTGGCGCACCGACCTCCTGAATTTTTCGATCAACGAGAAGCCCGCGCAAGCGGGCATGCTGCGCCATGTCGGATTCGAAGACGACGCAGTCACAGGCTATTCGAGCAGTGTCGATGTGAACGGCCTGGAGTGGGAGTTGTTTTCGGCAGCGGAGCAGGACGCACGCATCGTCAGCGCCTACGGGGTTCCGGTCAAGCCATGA
- a CDS encoding putative bifunctional diguanylate cyclase/phosphodiesterase encodes MFNVLSQYWGTIRRTFSAGNSAALKLAQLRVMIYQLPMMYGLLVVNTWGMVLPHESVIPAWQGVICPLVLTAFCFIRVLSWLRLARVRVNADDAMTILRNSGRLAWVFSISFTAWSLSLLPHGGAAFKLHVAFYMAITVIGVIFCLMNVVKAAFTVTAIVNGALVVTFLSSGNGVFQAIAIDTSLVSLAMLIVAFTQFKNFSDLVATQGENKRLANIDSLTNLPNRRAFFAALDQHFDAAMASGGRLAVGLVDLDGFKSVNDIHGHSLGDHVLAEVAARLAQAAHGTITLARLGGDEFGVIVTRDCSDAGLSQLGRSICDVFHDPVRVGEIAVRLGATIGFSTYPHISRNKADLFETADYALYEGKRRSRGSVTIFSETHRNAIIRESQIAQALRSPDLAGELHLAFQPIFSLERQRTVGFEALARWQSALLGTVPPGEFIPAAERNGVINGLTLALFARALACAKQWPAHIGLSFNLSAHDFASEPAVRELAQCIVSSGIDPARLDFEITETAMAKDFEQVEKAAKVLRALGCGLSVDDFGTGYSSLSYLCKLPLTRLKIDRMFVSGLKERTTAFTVVRTLLNLSRQMSLDCVVEGVETAAELQTVTALGATLIQGYYCSRPMEASAVAAFLEQESEREAMDRDAMQ; translated from the coding sequence ATGTTCAACGTTCTGTCCCAGTATTGGGGAACGATACGGCGCACTTTCTCCGCCGGAAACAGCGCGGCACTGAAGCTCGCGCAGTTGCGCGTGATGATCTATCAGCTTCCCATGATGTATGGGCTGCTGGTCGTCAACACGTGGGGCATGGTGCTGCCTCACGAGAGCGTGATTCCCGCATGGCAGGGCGTTATTTGTCCGCTCGTGCTCACGGCATTTTGTTTCATACGCGTCCTCTCCTGGTTGCGCCTCGCAAGAGTCCGTGTCAACGCGGACGATGCGATGACAATCCTGCGCAATTCCGGCAGGCTCGCCTGGGTCTTCTCCATCTCCTTCACGGCGTGGTCGTTGTCCCTTTTGCCTCATGGCGGCGCGGCATTCAAGCTTCATGTTGCCTTTTATATGGCCATCACGGTCATCGGCGTCATCTTCTGCCTGATGAACGTCGTCAAGGCCGCTTTCACCGTTACCGCCATTGTCAACGGCGCGCTCGTCGTCACGTTCCTGAGTTCGGGAAATGGGGTATTCCAGGCGATTGCCATCGATACATCACTGGTATCGCTCGCGATGCTGATCGTCGCATTCACGCAATTCAAGAACTTCTCCGACCTCGTTGCCACGCAAGGCGAAAACAAGCGCCTCGCGAATATTGACAGCCTGACGAACCTGCCCAACCGGCGGGCGTTTTTCGCCGCGCTCGACCAGCATTTCGATGCCGCCATGGCGTCAGGTGGCCGGCTCGCGGTGGGACTCGTCGATCTCGACGGTTTCAAGTCCGTCAACGACATTCACGGTCACTCGCTGGGCGATCACGTGCTGGCCGAAGTCGCGGCGCGCCTCGCGCAAGCGGCGCACGGCACGATCACGCTGGCAAGGCTGGGGGGCGACGAGTTCGGCGTCATTGTCACGCGCGACTGCTCGGACGCCGGCCTCTCGCAACTCGGCCGGTCGATTTGCGATGTCTTTCACGATCCCGTGCGCGTGGGCGAGATTGCCGTGCGGCTCGGGGCGACAATCGGCTTCTCGACCTATCCGCACATTTCGCGCAACAAGGCCGATCTGTTCGAAACAGCGGACTATGCGCTTTACGAAGGCAAACGCCGCTCGCGCGGCTCGGTGACGATCTTTTCGGAAACCCACCGCAACGCCATCATCCGCGAGTCGCAGATCGCCCAGGCGCTGCGCTCCCCCGACCTCGCCGGCGAACTTCACCTCGCCTTCCAGCCGATCTTCTCGCTCGAGCGCCAGCGCACCGTCGGCTTCGAAGCGCTCGCGCGCTGGCAAAGCGCCTTGCTGGGCACGGTCCCGCCCGGCGAATTCATTCCTGCGGCGGAACGCAACGGCGTCATCAACGGCTTGACTCTCGCGCTGTTTGCGAGAGCGCTCGCCTGCGCGAAACAATGGCCGGCCCATATCGGCTTGTCCTTTAACCTCTCCGCGCACGATTTCGCCAGCGAACCGGCGGTGAGAGAACTGGCGCAGTGCATTGTCAGCAGCGGCATCGACCCGGCCCGGCTCGACTTCGAGATCACCGAAACGGCTATGGCCAAGGACTTCGAGCAGGTCGAGAAGGCGGCCAAGGTGCTGCGCGCGCTCGGCTGCGGTTTGTCGGTCGACGACTTCGGCACCGGCTATTCGAGCCTCTCCTATTTGTGCAAGCTTCCGCTCACGCGCCTGAAGATCGACAGGATGTTCGTCAGCGGTCTCAAGGAACGCACCACGGCGTTCACGGTCGTTCGCACGCTGCTCAATCTCAGCCGGCAGATGTCGCTCGACTGCGTGGTCGAAGGCGTGGAAACGGCCGCCGAACTGCAAACCGTCACGGCGCTCGGGGCAACGCTGATTCAGGGATATTATTGTTCCCGCCCGATGGAGGCGTCCGCGGTGGCGGCGTTTCTGGAGCAAGAGAGCGAGCGCGAAGCGATGGATCGCGACGCCATGCAATGA
- a CDS encoding LysR substrate-binding domain-containing protein: MNSTIDFRLIRQLWMFLAVAEEQHFGRAAQRLNMSQPPLTEQIKVLEQSLKLELFYRSRQGTQLSPAGAAILPAVRQFASQVERLARVVREVAAGQSGVLHVGAITSAMLETVPPVLDALKRAHPQLTVLVKEIDSVDAIPMLEAGELDLAFVRIDGEVGSGIATLPLAEDRLAVALPKDHPLAALPGVRLQALAGQQLVMSSRQVSPVYFDFLTSVCRSHGLTPHITHEVRSVTSQIAYVGCGQGVALVPSSMRKLAPSNVVVRPLKEKIAVVTAALLWSTHRHHPMVDEVVASLKKRKARTQAH, from the coding sequence ATGAACAGTACGATCGACTTCAGGCTGATACGGCAGCTATGGATGTTCCTCGCGGTCGCAGAGGAACAGCATTTCGGGCGCGCCGCTCAGCGGCTGAACATGTCGCAGCCGCCGCTCACCGAACAGATCAAGGTGCTCGAGCAATCGCTCAAGCTGGAACTGTTCTACCGCTCACGGCAAGGCACGCAGCTGAGCCCGGCCGGCGCCGCCATACTGCCCGCCGTTCGGCAATTCGCCAGCCAGGTCGAGCGGCTCGCGCGGGTCGTACGCGAAGTCGCCGCCGGCCAATCGGGTGTGTTGCATGTCGGCGCCATCACGTCCGCCATGCTCGAAACGGTGCCGCCCGTGCTGGATGCGCTCAAACGCGCTCACCCGCAACTGACCGTGCTCGTGAAGGAAATCGACAGCGTGGACGCCATTCCCATGCTCGAAGCCGGCGAACTCGATCTCGCGTTTGTGCGCATCGACGGCGAAGTGGGCAGCGGCATCGCCACCCTGCCTTTGGCCGAGGACCGCCTGGCTGTGGCGCTGCCGAAGGACCATCCTCTGGCCGCCCTGCCCGGCGTGCGGCTGCAGGCGCTCGCCGGCCAGCAACTGGTGATGTCGTCGCGACAGGTCAGCCCGGTGTATTTCGACTTCCTGACTTCGGTTTGCCGCTCGCATGGCCTGACGCCTCATATCACCCACGAGGTGCGCTCGGTCACCTCGCAAATCGCCTATGTCGGCTGCGGTCAGGGCGTCGCGCTCGTGCCGTCGTCAATGCGCAAGCTTGCGCCCAGTAATGTGGTCGTGCGGCCATTGAAGGAAAAAATCGCCGTGGTCACGGCCGCTCTGTTGTGGAGCACGCACCGTCACCACCCGATGGTCGACGAGGTCGTCGCGTCGTTGAAGAAACGAAAGGCGCGAACGCAGGCGCATTGA
- a CDS encoding RraA family protein gives MIQPSCLDRLASLDTNTVSDALDFLGLPGATYGLRPLWDCPKIAGRASTILLGPQQDAEPGVHLISPVVDAVTTNDRVLVIAGGVEGISCWGDILANAATAKRIRGSVIDGVSRDIDGSEAIGYPVYGRGVTMISARNRVVQVESGKPVQMAGVTVHENDYVIADRCGTVFVPESQIETVLELGERIARRQDGMVAAVRAGRPVADVMHDKEFEAIAAR, from the coding sequence ATGATCCAGCCTTCCTGCCTCGATCGACTCGCGTCGCTGGACACCAACACGGTGTCCGACGCCCTCGACTTTCTCGGCCTGCCCGGCGCGACGTACGGCCTGCGTCCGCTTTGGGACTGCCCGAAGATTGCCGGCCGCGCGAGCACCATCTTGCTCGGGCCGCAGCAGGACGCCGAACCCGGCGTGCACCTCATCTCGCCCGTTGTCGACGCGGTCACGACGAACGATCGCGTGCTGGTGATCGCGGGCGGCGTGGAGGGCATTTCATGCTGGGGCGACATTCTCGCCAATGCCGCCACCGCGAAGCGCATTCGCGGCTCGGTCATCGACGGCGTGAGCCGCGATATCGACGGCAGCGAGGCGATCGGCTACCCCGTGTACGGCCGGGGCGTCACGATGATCAGCGCGCGCAATCGCGTGGTGCAGGTCGAGTCGGGCAAGCCTGTGCAAATGGCGGGCGTCACCGTGCACGAAAACGACTATGTGATCGCCGATCGATGCGGCACGGTATTCGTTCCTGAAAGCCAGATCGAGACGGTGCTGGAGCTTGGCGAGCGGATCGCCCGCCGTCAGGACGGCATGGTGGCGGCGGTGCGCGCTGGGCGTCCGGTGGCGGATGTCATGCATGACAAGGAGTTCGAGGCGATTGCTGCCAGATGA
- a CDS encoding pyridoxal phosphate-dependent aminotransferase: MDRVAARRASGAAVISLSAGEPDFDTPRHVCEAGIAAIRAGHTRYTQIAGMRALREAIAGKFQRENRLDVDWRDTLVCSGGKQVIFNALAATLNEDDEVIVPAPYWVSYPEIVQLCGAKTVYVPCGAQSGFKLTAEALDAAITPRTRWLILNSPSNPTGAVYSRVELQQLAQVLLAHPQVLVLSDDIYEHLIFDQLEFFTLAQVEPRLRERVLTMNGVSKAYAMTGWRIGFCTGPRWLIDAMEKLQGQQTSGASTISQHAALAALSGPQDFIEHSRKVFQRRRDLVVDQLNQAPGLRCEAPQGAFYAFASCEDLIGTTTRGGSFLKDDEAVANALLDETGVATVHGSAFGLGPYIRIAYALDDVSLRRACAAIQHFCHTLAR; the protein is encoded by the coding sequence ATGGACCGCGTAGCCGCGCGGCGCGCGAGCGGCGCAGCGGTCATTTCGCTCAGCGCGGGCGAGCCCGATTTCGACACGCCCCGGCACGTTTGCGAAGCCGGTATCGCCGCCATTCGCGCGGGCCATACGCGCTATACGCAGATCGCAGGGATGCGGGCTTTGCGTGAAGCCATCGCTGGCAAATTCCAGCGCGAAAACCGGCTCGACGTAGACTGGCGCGATACGCTCGTATGTAGCGGCGGCAAGCAGGTAATCTTCAACGCGCTTGCCGCGACGCTCAATGAGGACGACGAAGTCATCGTGCCCGCGCCATATTGGGTGAGCTACCCCGAGATCGTGCAGCTGTGCGGCGCGAAAACGGTATACGTGCCATGCGGCGCGCAAAGCGGCTTCAAGCTGACCGCTGAAGCGCTGGACGCCGCGATTACGCCGCGGACACGCTGGCTGATTCTGAATTCGCCGTCCAATCCGACTGGTGCGGTTTACAGTCGTGTCGAACTGCAGCAGCTTGCGCAAGTGCTGCTCGCTCATCCACAGGTGCTTGTTCTTTCCGACGATATCTACGAGCATTTGATTTTCGATCAGCTCGAATTCTTCACACTGGCTCAGGTCGAGCCCCGCTTGCGCGAGCGCGTGCTGACGATGAACGGCGTTTCGAAGGCCTATGCGATGACGGGCTGGCGCATCGGCTTTTGTACCGGGCCGCGCTGGCTGATCGACGCCATGGAAAAGCTGCAGGGCCAGCAAACGTCCGGGGCGTCGACCATTTCGCAGCACGCCGCGCTGGCGGCGCTAAGCGGGCCGCAGGATTTCATCGAGCACTCGCGCAAGGTATTTCAGCGCCGCCGCGATCTCGTGGTCGATCAACTAAACCAGGCGCCGGGGCTGCGCTGTGAGGCGCCGCAAGGCGCGTTCTACGCATTCGCCTCATGCGAAGACCTGATCGGAACGACAACGCGAGGCGGGAGTTTTCTCAAGGATGACGAAGCCGTGGCCAACGCGCTGCTCGACGAAACCGGCGTGGCAACGGTACATGGCAGTGCGTTCGGACTTGGGCCTTATATCCGTATCGCTTATGCGCTGGATGACGTGTCGCTGCGGCGTGCATGTGCCGCAATCCAGCATTTCTGCCACACGCTTGCAAGGTGA
- a CDS encoding alpha/beta fold hydrolase: protein MPQEFTRLALSFDVDGTALALSAIHREGDKAPIVFLHGFGSTKEDYADIVRYAEFEGHPFIAYDAPGCGETQCADVSKVGIPFLVDTALAALERVGFGRFHLVGHSMGGLTALMLAHRHPERVLSFVDIEGNIAPEDCFLSRQIGDYPHADAECFFSDFIERTRHAPAYASALYAASLRCKVRAEAVGPIFRSMVDLSDHGDLMRKFLALPFPRMFMYGQQNASLSYLDHIREQGVALAEIADCGHFPMYSNAVAMWRAIAEFQRRE, encoded by the coding sequence ATGCCTCAGGAATTTACCCGTTTGGCGCTTTCGTTCGATGTGGACGGCACGGCGCTCGCGCTTTCCGCCATCCACCGTGAAGGCGACAAAGCACCGATCGTGTTCCTTCACGGGTTCGGGTCCACGAAAGAGGACTACGCCGATATCGTGCGTTACGCCGAATTCGAAGGGCATCCGTTCATCGCGTACGACGCGCCGGGTTGCGGCGAAACGCAGTGTGCCGACGTTTCGAAAGTCGGCATCCCGTTTCTCGTCGATACCGCGCTTGCCGCGCTCGAACGTGTCGGCTTCGGCCGCTTCCATCTGGTCGGACACTCGATGGGCGGCCTGACTGCGCTCATGCTCGCCCACCGCCACCCGGAGCGCGTACTCAGCTTCGTGGATATCGAAGGCAATATCGCGCCCGAGGACTGTTTTCTCAGCAGGCAGATCGGGGACTACCCGCACGCGGACGCCGAGTGCTTCTTCAGCGATTTCATCGAGCGCACGCGCCATGCGCCTGCGTATGCCAGTGCGCTCTATGCCGCGAGTTTGCGCTGCAAGGTCCGGGCCGAGGCGGTAGGGCCGATATTCCGCTCGATGGTCGATCTTTCCGATCATGGCGACTTGATGCGCAAGTTTCTCGCTTTGCCGTTTCCGCGGATGTTTATGTACGGCCAGCAGAACGCGTCGCTCTCGTACCTCGATCACATTCGCGAGCAGGGCGTGGCGTTAGCCGAAATTGCGGATTGCGGGCATTTCCCCATGTATTCGAATGCTGTTGCGATGTGGCGGGCCATTGCCGAATTTCAGCGGCGCGAATAG
- a CDS encoding MFS transporter, translating into MELEARTMARVTARLVPFLIVCYFVAYLDRVNVGFAALQMNKALDLSASAFGFGAGIFFIAYFFFEVPSNLLLERFGARRWIARIMFTWGIIAGAMAFIPDIARGTGMSNAHVFYGLRILLGIAEAGFFPGIIFLLTLWFPAKYRARVVGYFMAAIPLSTVIGGPVSGSLLSLDGKGGLAGWQWVYLIEAIPALVLAVAVLFYLTDKPADARWLADDERRWLVDRQAQERRHREKVRTFSVLEALINPRVLAVALIYFGANATNYGLSFFLPQIVKAFGLTNLQTGFVTALPYAVGVVSMVLWARHSDRRLERKRHVAFALAVAAAGIAAAAGLDNPVLKMLALSIAGFGIFGCLPVIWTLPAAFLSGAAAAGGIAAVNSLGNLAGFFGPYAMGWIKDSTGGFGAGLLCLAGAGLVGAGAALVLHHNPALETLDESALGETPGEGGVVRP; encoded by the coding sequence ATGGAGCTTGAAGCCCGGACCATGGCGCGCGTGACCGCGAGGCTCGTGCCGTTCCTGATCGTTTGCTATTTCGTGGCGTATCTCGATCGGGTCAACGTCGGCTTTGCTGCACTGCAGATGAACAAGGCGCTCGATCTTTCTGCGAGCGCGTTCGGTTTCGGGGCAGGGATCTTCTTCATTGCCTATTTCTTCTTCGAGGTGCCGTCGAATCTGCTGCTCGAGCGTTTTGGCGCGAGGCGCTGGATCGCGCGCATCATGTTCACGTGGGGCATCATCGCAGGGGCCATGGCCTTCATTCCGGACATCGCCCGAGGCACCGGCATGTCGAACGCGCATGTTTTCTATGGACTGCGTATCTTGCTGGGCATCGCCGAGGCGGGCTTCTTCCCTGGCATCATTTTTTTACTCACGCTCTGGTTTCCCGCCAAATATCGCGCGCGCGTGGTGGGTTATTTCATGGCGGCCATTCCTTTGTCGACGGTCATTGGCGGCCCGGTATCCGGCTCGCTGCTTTCGCTCGACGGCAAAGGTGGCCTCGCCGGCTGGCAGTGGGTCTATCTGATCGAGGCGATACCCGCGCTGGTGCTCGCGGTGGCGGTGCTGTTCTATCTGACCGACAAACCCGCCGACGCCCGCTGGCTCGCCGATGACGAGCGCCGCTGGCTCGTCGATCGCCAGGCGCAGGAGCGCCGTCATCGCGAGAAGGTGCGCACATTCAGCGTGCTGGAGGCGTTGATCAATCCACGCGTGCTGGCCGTGGCGCTGATCTATTTCGGTGCGAACGCAACCAATTACGGTCTGAGCTTCTTCCTGCCGCAGATCGTCAAGGCTTTCGGACTCACGAATTTGCAGACGGGTTTTGTCACCGCACTGCCGTACGCCGTGGGCGTCGTTTCGATGGTGCTATGGGCACGGCATTCCGACCGCCGCCTCGAACGCAAGCGCCATGTGGCATTTGCGCTGGCCGTCGCTGCGGCCGGTATTGCGGCTGCGGCCGGACTCGATAATCCGGTGCTCAAGATGCTGGCGCTCTCCATTGCGGGCTTCGGCATTTTCGGTTGCCTGCCGGTGATCTGGACGCTGCCGGCCGCGTTCCTTTCGGGTGCGGCAGCGGCTGGCGGGATCGCAGCCGTCAATTCGCTCGGCAATCTCGCGGGCTTTTTCGGCCCCTATGCGATGGGCTGGATCAAGGACAGCACGGGCGGTTTCGGCGCGGGCCTGCTATGTCTCGCGGGTGCCGGGCTCGTGGGCGCGGGCGCCGCGCTCGTCCTCCATCACAACCCGGCGCTCGAAACGCTGGACGAATCGGCGCTTGGTGAAACACCTGGCGAGGGCGGCGTGGTGAGGCCGTGA
- a CDS encoding GNAT family N-acetyltransferase: MPTSAVAIYESSSAASLRYALRTCETVDAFRALEPQWQALLSGAEASSPFISFAYCEAAVAAALKSGAKVEVATVHDARDLLALWPVAITREGAWRAARALGCGCGEEYGGPLIADTRRPELYDAAVQAVSQIHADVLYVPMLENGSTLQRALDAAPQSWVQRALPPRWRVMPGYAINLRAAPTWTDFLATRHSTLRAALRSSAKRLRREGEVSLGWCDSAEDTERLLRWLFANKRQWALKRGIESPYLMNDGVRDFFVGLARRTDLTSLPLVAYVQVNGQPVAASVNLVGARSVEYLITTYDEAFSALSVGNLLIEYIAQWAHAHGRDFDFRPLHGDYKVRWADRETKHESRIVVLNARGRLIELALSWAQVKRVYRKVATLVMARLK; the protein is encoded by the coding sequence GTGCCGACCTCCGCCGTGGCGATATACGAGTCGTCGTCGGCCGCATCCTTGCGGTATGCGTTGCGCACGTGCGAGACCGTGGACGCATTTCGTGCGTTGGAGCCGCAATGGCAAGCGCTCTTATCCGGAGCCGAGGCCTCGTCGCCGTTCATCAGCTTTGCCTATTGCGAGGCTGCAGTCGCGGCAGCGCTGAAGAGCGGCGCAAAGGTCGAAGTCGCGACGGTGCACGACGCGCGCGACCTGCTGGCGCTATGGCCCGTTGCGATCACGCGCGAAGGTGCGTGGCGCGCTGCCCGCGCACTGGGCTGCGGATGCGGCGAGGAATACGGCGGTCCGCTGATCGCCGACACCCGGCGGCCGGAGCTCTACGATGCGGCGGTCCAGGCCGTTTCGCAGATACACGCCGACGTGCTCTACGTTCCAATGCTGGAAAACGGCAGCACGCTGCAACGCGCGCTCGACGCCGCGCCGCAGTCATGGGTGCAGCGCGCGCTGCCGCCGCGCTGGCGCGTGATGCCCGGTTATGCAATCAATCTGCGCGCAGCGCCCACCTGGACCGACTTTCTCGCCACGCGGCATTCGACGCTGCGCGCCGCGCTGCGCTCGAGCGCGAAGCGGTTGCGGCGCGAAGGCGAAGTCAGTCTTGGGTGGTGCGACAGCGCCGAGGACACCGAGCGTCTATTGCGGTGGCTATTCGCGAACAAGCGTCAATGGGCGCTCAAGCGCGGAATCGAGTCGCCCTATTTGATGAACGACGGCGTACGCGATTTCTTCGTCGGCCTTGCACGGCGAACCGACCTGACCAGCCTGCCGCTCGTCGCTTATGTGCAGGTCAACGGGCAGCCGGTGGCGGCATCGGTCAATCTCGTCGGCGCGCGCAGCGTCGAGTATTTGATCACCACCTACGACGAGGCGTTCAGTGCGCTTTCAGTGGGAAACCTGCTGATCGAATACATCGCGCAATGGGCGCACGCGCATGGGCGCGATTTCGACTTTCGGCCGCTGCACGGCGACTACAAGGTGCGTTGGGCAGATCGCGAAACAAAGCACGAATCGCGCATCGTCGTGCTCAATGCACGCGGACGTCTTATCGAGTTGGCGCTGTCATGGGCACAGGTCAAGCGCGTCTATCGCAAGGTCGCGACGCTTGTCATGGCGCGCCTGAAATGA
- a CDS encoding class I SAM-dependent methyltransferase, which yields MRTTTHGGPRFALGRALKQPLLNAVARLPDSVQRAMFMPPIRRIFIRVPVLRAVYSGCLRRHPIDLHYGTDTSGLVDSNALQRDARLAEQLRPYMGSQPTIIRRALDTLGDISGYTFMDIGCGKGRPMIVASEYPFALALGYDISADLVRTANANAVVMARRFPQRPPIRALHANVADLRVPSGNVVVFLFNPFGPELMASLLEKLEAGLTSGTIQHLFIVYDNPVCSEVFDGSRQLQRWFAGVFPYDHDEVGFGPEDHENVVVWQSVRGARPAAFAERNSRITTKDRLSTSFEG from the coding sequence ATGCGAACAACGACACACGGCGGCCCCCGTTTCGCGCTCGGACGCGCACTGAAGCAACCGCTGCTGAATGCGGTGGCGCGGTTGCCCGACAGCGTTCAGCGCGCGATGTTCATGCCGCCGATACGCCGCATCTTCATTCGCGTTCCGGTATTGCGCGCGGTGTATTCTGGCTGCCTGAGGCGCCATCCCATCGATCTCCACTACGGCACCGACACGAGCGGCCTGGTCGATTCAAACGCGCTGCAACGCGACGCCCGCCTCGCCGAACAACTAAGGCCGTATATGGGCTCGCAACCGACCATCATCCGCCGCGCGCTCGACACCCTGGGCGATATTAGCGGCTATACGTTCATGGACATCGGTTGCGGCAAAGGCCGGCCGATGATCGTCGCTTCCGAGTATCCGTTCGCGTTGGCGCTGGGCTACGACATCAGCGCGGACCTGGTCAGAACGGCCAATGCGAACGCGGTCGTCATGGCGCGGCGCTTTCCACAACGGCCGCCCATTCGCGCATTGCACGCCAACGTCGCCGATTTACGGGTGCCATCAGGCAACGTTGTCGTCTTTCTGTTCAATCCATTCGGCCCCGAGTTGATGGCGTCATTGCTGGAGAAACTCGAAGCGGGACTCACGAGCGGCACCATCCAGCATCTCTTCATCGTCTACGACAACCCCGTGTGCAGTGAAGTCTTCGACGGATCCCGACAATTGCAGCGCTGGTTCGCTGGCGTATTTCCGTACGATCACGACGAAGTCGGCTTCGGCCCCGAAGACCACGAGAACGTCGTCGTCTGGCAAAGCGTGCGCGGGGCTCGCCCTGCCGCATTCGCGGAGCGCAACAGCCGCATTACGACCAAAGACCGGCTCAGCACGTCGTTTGAAGGCTGA
- a CDS encoding DUF3562 domain-containing protein: MKREAAEEVVKAIATETQTPLEIVAKMYEQTWAEFSDGARVMDYLTVLVARRVRETLRNMRKNAH; this comes from the coding sequence ATGAAACGGGAAGCGGCTGAAGAGGTCGTGAAGGCAATCGCGACCGAAACGCAAACGCCACTGGAAATCGTCGCGAAGATGTATGAGCAAACGTGGGCAGAGTTCAGCGACGGCGCACGCGTCATGGATTATCTGACCGTGCTCGTCGCGCGTCGTGTGCGGGAGACTCTTCGGAACATGCGCAAGAACGCGCACTGA